The window ATTACTTGGTTAATTTGCATTATGGCCGCTTTTCCTCTTTAGCTGCAATTACAGACCCCTTTTCTTGAAAGAACATAACCTTTCGATTGGTTTCATGTCAACTGAGAAATTGTTTtctttagaaattaaaaacacAGCTCAAGCTCAACCAATTCAACATGTCTGTAAAGCTGCTATGGCTTGTACCTTCCCGATCAGACCTCTCCAATATTTTGGGgttcattcattcatcccgAGATGGAAACCGGTCCTTAGGTTCCTCCAAATTTTTATTCCTAGATAGGAATTTGTTGTTCAAGTACAGTGCAAATAAGGGTAAGAAACAGAAATGGAACTCGTATTCTTTAAGGACGGATCTGAGGTATCCATGCATAGGTAGTTCTGGTTCAGAAAGCTTAAGCTCAAGCTCGGTTCCTCTAGTATCAAGCATGGTGGCAACTAGCTCAGCAGGAGAAATGACTGTCTCCTCAGAGGAGAAGGTTTACAATGTTGTACTGAAGCAGGCAGCTTTGGTTAAGAGGCAGTTGAGACCTAGTGGGGATCTTGATGTGAAACCAGATATTGTTGTCCCTGGTACTTTGAGCTTGTTGACTGAAGCTTATGACCGTTGTGGAGAAGTTTGTGCCGAGTATGCAAAGACTTTCTATTTGGGTTAGCCTTCTCATACCCGTTATCAATTGGAGTAGCTCTATTGTGAGCTTTGGGTTGGAATTAAGACCAAGTACTTAAAAACATTTGCTGTTGATCCTTGTTGTTTTGCCCATTCAGGAACTTTGCTGATGACCCCCGAAAGGCGGAGGGCTATTTGGGCAATCTATGGTGAGTTATTATTACCTATACTTGCATTCAATGTCATATGgtctagaaaaataagaatataaaaGCATGATTAGCAGATAAGTTAAAAGGGAAGTTCAAAAAAAGTATAACAATAGGCAGTTTATGTAAGACACTCTATTGACACATGTAATTCCTGCTATTGCGTGAGACTCATGACTCTTTTCTTATTCCATATTAACTCTATATTGTTAACTTGTGTCTGATGGTAAGGTTGAAGCTGAGCAAGCTGTTTCTAATATCTTAAGACTTGCATGCTTTCTGTTGTGATATGAAGCCTTAAGAACCAGTGTGCATGATCTCTTTAATTACTAATGATGTTTTCTTTGTCAACTATCATGAGGAGTAATTTTTCCAAGGCTGCTGTGATAATGCAGCGTATGAGCCCTGTTATGTGATTCATGCTTGAAGATTTCTCCCAcataaacatgatttttatcAGTAGAATAAGCAAAGTTGTTTTCCTATGGTGTCTCATCAGTATTTCTTATAGAAATTTCTAGTATAAATTATGTATAAGATGTCAAAAGTCATATTGACACCTCTATGcaggttcttgttctttccttatggCAACGCTGAATACTTATGTGGTTCAGTTGTAAGGTGTGCATATGTGGGATGAGATTACTTTCCCAATTatattttaactcaaaataatagTGGTTAATTCATATTTACGGGCACCAAAGAATTTCATGTTTATCTCAGTCACCTATCCTTTCAACATTCATACACTAATCAGAAATTACTTAGTAAACTAAGCATATTAGTTGGTCTAAAAAATTCAGAGGTGTTTTACCAGTTTAATAATCCAGTTCCAACAAATTAAGCACTAATAATTTCTAATCCACagtaaatatcatttttaattttcttaataattttttcaagcTTCCTGAACATATCTATTGTGATAGATTTTAAGTAATGTCTGATGGATGACTGTAAGCTAAATATGAAGCAGTTTATTTCTTCACTTCTTATGATGTTACGCACATATACAGTGTGGTGTAGGAGGACAGATGAGCTTGTTGATGGGCCAAATGCGTCGTATATAACTGCAACAGCTTTAGATAGGTGGGAAGCGAGGTTGGAGGATCTATTCAGAGGTCATCCATTTGATATGCTTGATGCTTCTTTATCAGATACGGTTGCTAAATTTCCCATTGACATTCAGGTTAGCTTAAGTTGATTTGCTGTCAGTCTCAGTTTCTTTGTATTATGACATTTCATTTATATTGGCTGGCTTGTGCTTGCCTTAAAAATGAACTGAAGAACAGCTTCTAGTTGAATTGTAATAATGCTTTATAACATCAAACTATTATATTGATATCCACAGATCATTTTCCACTTTGATGCTATTGCACTATTTTTTGCATTAGTTTGATATGTGCCCCTTAAGAGTTATGCCAGTGAAGAGAGTCAGTGCATAAACTTGTCTACTTGATTGGTCCTCCATCTGTTTATCATCTATTTTATGAAGCCCTAGTGCTTACTGTGGGGAAGAAGGGCTATGTGATTTTGAAGCAGTGAGAcaaattaatatgttaatcTTTGTAGCCTTTTTCATTGCTCCTGGTTTCCCACATCAGTATAGCTAACAaattttttgaacaaaatgaaaaaggaaaaagcaaaAGTCACAAATGCTTGTCTATTTTACTTTTAGACCTTCTGAACCCATTTTTAATATCTTGTTTGCAGCCTTTCAAAGACATGATCGAAGGAATGAGGATGGACCTTAGGAAGTcaagatacaaaaattttgatgaactATATCTCTATTGTTATTATGTTGCTGGCACTGTTGGGTTGATGAGTGTTCCTGTTATGGGCATTGCACCTGAATCTCTAGCTACTACAGAGAGTGTCTATAATGCTGCACTGGCTTTAGGGATTGCGAATCAGCTTACTAACATACTTAGGGATGTTGGAGAGGAGTAAGAACAGAGTTCTAAATATTGACATCTgcaatttttaggttttgctTAATCCTATAATTGTAGAAGTTATAATtgttcaaattcttttccagTTCAGCTACTAATAATTTAAAGTTCATtagtctttaatttttattcattcttTTGAATGAGAAGAAGAGTAACTTGTTTTTGATTctatcttctttttcctttttgggttAGAAAACGAACTCAAAGATTTctgctttttctctttcttcctgCAGTGCACAAAGGGGAAGGATTTATCTACTGCAGGATGAATTAGCACAGGCTGGACTTTCAGATGAGGACATTTTTGCTGGAAAGGTTACAGATAAGTGGAGAAACTTCATGAAGAAGCAAATAAAGAGGGCAAGGATGTTCTTTGATGAAGCAGAAAAAGGAGTGGCAGAGCTGAGTGCATCTAGTAGATGGCCGGTAAACAATCAAGAACTCTAATACTAGAATAAGATAACATGGAGCATAAAAATCACTAGTCAACTACAATGAATGTAACCAAGTTTTCTTAACCATGTGCTATAGATATTTTAGTCTTTCTAGCACATCTGATGTGACATTTTGTTCAATGTCAATGAATTGTTGTTCTAAGGTAAACAAAGAGAAACCTGTTACTTAAGCTTAAAAATACCAAATAGAGACCAAGTGttctcaatttatttcttccaTTAGTTTGGTCAGGAAAATTAAAGGTGCCAAAAATATTGGGACTGGTTGTTTTTGAGTTTAAGTTCTTGATCTTCTTGTATAATTCTTTTGAATATTGCAGGTTTGGGCATCATTGCTGTTGTATCGCCAAATACTAGATGAGATAGAGGCCAATGATTATAACAACTTCACAAAGAGAGCTTATGTGAGCAAAGCAAAGAAATTAGTTGCCCTGCCAGTTGCATATGCAAAATCCCTCATTGGCCCGTCAAGAACTTCCTCTTTTCTGGGTAAGGCATAATCTAACtagcaaaatataaaacaataaaagcaTATAAAtagtcaaaaagaaaaggaaagagaaagaagagaaaaccATGTTGGTAATATTGGAAATTGCCATGATGCAgcaattattaatcaaaagGAGAGCAGTGACTGTGAATTACATTGTAAATTCATTTCTCTCAACGATGTAATTTTGCACTTCCTATGTAAGAGAGCCTATTTGTTGGTTCAGCACCGTGTGTTGCAGATTCTTCGCCTTGTTACCAGGATTAAATTTGGATATTTATATGGTAATGCCATGAGCTTGGGCCTGATGTTTAATGGGGTATTTCTCTTGGGGCCTGAAATCCAAAGATCCAGAATGATTAATGGGGTCTTGCAAGTTCGTAACTCTCATAGATTCCGAAGCACACTAGAACccacattttatttatttatttagtgtGGTGCAAGATGTCATATGTCAGAACTGAAGCTCAattttgtgtgattttatattttgaaaatagaatttAAATAAGTGTCACATCCCCGTTTCTGAAAGATCATGATTGGCACTAGGTCTTACGTGGGTATGGGCTACTAGGTCTTAGTAAGCCTCATAGTTATCATTCATTCATATGTGACTTTTTTAGCCACCATCATCAACTATAAAAACATTTAACTCAATACGTACGTACATTTATGTATAGGCGTTATTACACAATTACATAACttcttaatataaataatataaatgcaTTTTCATTAATAGCATTTGTAAGAATATATTTCACGTTCACATTGGAATGCACGCTTGGTCCTCATATCGGCCCTTAGGCCATCATCTataatatttatgtatttccatatcaatataatgCCATTCAATGGTGCAATGGCCAAATATAAAACAAGTATTTATAAACAAGAGTAATAAAAATTGACTCATCAAGTGGAACATAACTCAACTTCCTAAGCTTCAAGAAGACTGCAATATCACCTATCGAAAAAAGAACGGTTCATGTCTCCTGACACTGGTGACTAGAGAGCTATCAATGATTTGcaataaaaatacaagaaacTAATGTGTGAGTGACAAAGACTTCGTGAGTGGATTTAGGAAAGGGACAAATTAAAAGGTTAGAGCATTTGCATAAATATAAGCTTTAAATAACCATGCATGTTTGAGGTTTCAAATGCacattttccaattttacatataaatataacgCAAACCTTTTAACTCATAGTGTAaccttttaaataaaatattttatcatctaaaaattgaaaagaaatttacaTTAAACCTTTGAATGTCTTTTAAAACCCTTGGAAGTTGTTCATATCTTTTGAATATATCCTGAATGTAAAACCATTTAGAACACATCAAAAGGGCTAACTTGCTCATCCATCATTCAGTTTCATTAGTATTGAGGCTTCCTTCTATGGTTTGATACCTCATCCATATAAACTCCGAGTTTGGGAGTTTGTGCTATTTCAACTTTTATCCATCTCATTTGACTATCTCTACTTAAGATTAGTCTTACATCTTAATTTCTATTCATGATGGACTAAGATATGTCACATCTTATTTTCTGAAGGGatcatgaccggcgcatgaaCCTACGTGGGTATTGATAACTTTATTTTGTAGAGTTATTTAGTCACATTTTGGATGTTAAAATAGCTAACTCCTTGTGTTTTAAGTCAATTTTAGatagtttttatgtttttagttaattagtttaaagCATGATAACGTAGTTCAATTCAAGTAATTCTGGTTCATTTTCATGTTGAAAGTCTTAATTTAAGCCAATACTAATTTAGTCCTTGTCTTTGTAGGTTTTCAAATGCATAAAGTTCAATGATGATTAACTATGTAATGGAGACTAAATGCAGATTTCTACTAAACATGCTACGGTAATTCTTGTATAACTCGAGCTACAAAAATTCAATCAATgtgattcttggaccattTAAAAAAGCTAAGAAACAGGCTTACAATGGCACATTTCCCATATTTCCTAGATCAGCCTTGAGGTAGGAGAAAAGCGCATTGCAAGATGAGGTATTGCAGTAGTTTCTGCACCAAGGCGACATAAGGGAGCAGCGTCGTAGCCTTGAACGTGTCGAAAGACTCAAGGTCGTAATGTCCAAAGGAGCAGCGTTGCTCCCATACAAATTCTTGAGTACTTAGAGCTGCAGTGACCATGGAAGAGGGCTGCAGTGTTAGTTGGGAgtccatgaaaaaaaaaaggagtgtAAAGTGTCGTGACGCTTAATGAGGAAGGCCGTGGCGCTCTAACATGCTTTACTAAAACACAACCATTCgggattttgttttttagggttttttggtggctataaatatgtgattttcAACAACTGAAAAGGGTGGTCTCAAAAGGAAACAAACGATAgtttagagagaaagaaaaaggttttaCAAATGAggaaacaagaagaagatgaagacaaTTGAAGATCAAGAATCGAAGGCAACCTTGTTCTTTATTCTggttttcatttctcttttattcttttgttgtagAAAAGATTTATTCTCTTGAAATTGTGATGTTTGTTGAAGAAAAGGTTCTACaaacaattttgttttattaaaatatgtagcttgaatatatgaattttttttttgcttagtATTAATGGGTGTTGTATGGTTTATTCAAATCTATGTTTAATGGTTTTCATTGCTTGATCATCAATTGAAATGATTAGGttctttaaataaaacttGACAAAGGGAATTTAGATCAGACCATTGATTTGAATAGCTTATATTCAATTCACTTAAAGGTTAGGTGGTAGATTCGTATTTAGGATAGACATAAACTTAAATACATAGGCagccaaattagaacataAACTTAATGTGCTTTTCTTAactaatttgcatagacatatgaaattaattttgaagagTATGTGTGCAAGACTCTTGAAAGAGACTTGCACATAAAATCGAATTCTAGGTTAGCCATTCACCCCATTAATCTAAGTTTAAAGGAaaagattaaatttaaataaaatattgagagACACCATGATCTTaggtttttaaaataatagtttctatagtaaaattaaatccatatcCTTAGTTTAGTTTCAGTAgtaaattttagattaattaAGTACTCATAATCAAGTTGCTTGGATAGGATAAATTTTGttacaaatttaatatttagtaAAAGTTTAGAGGCAAATCTTTGTGGGATACGATACATGACTTACCTCTATATTTCTTAAGCAATAAGAATACTTATGTAtgcaaaaccaaaaacaagtttttggcatcGTTGCCGGGAATTTGCATTTCCTATTTATTTTGCtgatattaaattaaacaaaattgtcTTAGttcaagtttttttcttttttcatacttttttaGATACCTCCACACAATGGATGCTTTGATTGTTCAACTGGCTGCTTTGTCCAAAAAGTTTGAAACTTTAGGAGTTTAGGCCATTCAAAGACCATTTGTGATATGTGAGTTTTGTGGAAAAGGGCATTCAAGTAACCATTGTTGGGAATCAGTTCAATTTATGAGGAATCTCAATTGGCAGCAAAACAACCTATATGCCAACATTTGTAATTCTAGATGGTGGAATCATCTGAACTATTCTTGGAGCAACAATCAGGGATCTATATCAGCTCTATAGCCCAATATGCTTAATGGGTTTCCACCTTAAGCGAGAGCTCACATGACTAAAAAAAAAGCCATCTATGGAAGAGATGTTCATTTAATTCATGGCAAGGACTAATTCTCTCATTCATAGTCTAGTAGCTTCACTTAGAAGCCTTGAGACTTAAATGGGTCAACTTGCGAATTCTATTAACAATATGCCTCAGGGAACTTTGCTTAGTGAAACTGTGAAAACTCACCTTGAGTAAGAGGATAAGTTAGGAAATTCTTAGGTGAGCATATAGCTTccatattttgaatattaaacttagttttaaccttcaaaagaattcattgaAATCTCTGGTTTTTTGTCacttttaaagtaaaaaattttctaagtttggAAGGGGTCAAAATATGTGACTTTTAAAGAacaattatttgaaaaaaaatagcgATAATGATTCCCTTGATATTTAGATGACCAAATATGATTTTTCTATAATATTTTGAATGCGTTTGGTATGGTAAATAATAgctgcaaatttaattttagtcgaagttttttgattttgttcttcaaaccaaaatttagattaaataTCTTATTTGCATTAAATATCTGAAGTAAATGGAgagtaaaaaggaaagaagtaAAAATGAGGACATTTACGTAAATcgtatttaatgtaaataaacTAGGTAGGTTTTATAGGtaatatgttttcaaaaaCTGCATTTTGTTTCAAATGTATCTATTCATGTTTATAATATAACGATACATATAgtatgtatcaatacatgttcataatgtattgatacaattttttcaaaaccaaatgtattgatacatgagccacatgtatcgatacatttcgttgattttagaaaaatgaaaaaggtaaaaacatattttcacACCCTAACTTATAAACATACCATATTTTTGTGAGGGTTGACAACCCTTAATCGCATTTTCAAAGTAAAACCCTAACTCTTAAGCtctttaaacccatttttgctcaaaatcaccatttctaaaagatttaagcttagttttgggttttaaatgaaaaaaaatgagatttttccCACTCTTTGTCACAACTTGATTTctgagccatgaccggcacatggactcaatggacatagtccactaagcccaagcaagcctatttacgCAATCCTGCTCATCATCCCATCAACTATTCTTAAAGTTACATCTCACAATTCCAACCCTTAGTACTTTAATAATAACTATAGCaatcaaaaactacatttatattaacccaaaataataaaaaccaTTGCTACTTATGGTGgcttaccaatcaaaatatacatatatggtctaAGGCATGCATCTtaatactttacatcacatgaacgtatttacaaacaaaaatgactctgggcttccagcggagtgaccaaggtgaaggtgCGGCTACTaaatgccaagatacctaccaagaagacgaaACTACAAGGAAACCTCAACCTAGGTTTcaactgcctcctgatctgaaaacatgaagttgaaaacagtgagcacaaactcagtgagtgaacataagaagggagcAAGCAGcgataaggaaagttgataatcatgatgcacttatttgaaaacaatgcaactcagttcaagttcttattaaaatccctccatttaacccttggttgtaaaatcatttaatgataaGGAACCATGTTtagcatgaaattggaaagagaggaaatttccagcaatcaCCCAAGCAAGGCAACATAAACAgcatgtttctcgctgcaataaaatcaatttgcaagtcaatgaaaaattttcaagattcatcataccatacaatcacatattataatcatgatctttttattgcatatacatatacttaagCATATACCAATTCATATACCACCCCATcgcacccagctcatgtgcatccccccacatcatgcacatagccggacaccccatctcacccagctcatgtgcatcccccccacattgtgcacatagccgaagtcatcgtgtgcatccccccacatcgtgcatacGGGcagtatcaccatccatctcccttaccaccgtcatcaccggcaagtgcacactcaccccgcacatgcacggttgcattttgtcacacaatggtaccatttatgacatagtatatatatatcaacattatacagaaacatatgaattcatcacataatccatttcataacataaaaacatttcataagggcttgttcctgtgcaagttttgaagaaagaaccaagtaaaatgttttaggggattcaatcaaacatatatgtgtatatctcaaaaccttttaatgcaagttcactcatcggtatttgttgaacctttaattgactctaacttccctaatggtccaaatggggctgAGGGCCTTATTGGAACCTATCATGCATAAAAACATCAcagccaatccaatttacattaatatcactcaaAAAGCTGTTTTccaaatcaagcttcaataGCCCTTCCTATCTatcttccaattaccatttgactggctatttcatttctttactttagtaacactagaaatagataaacaatttCAGCAAATAACACAACTCATAACTCTAATTACTAGCCATCATCAACAATTTAAAACCAGTCctaattcatcactcaccttggtggattgtaatgaaatttcttcccaAGAGTCCTCAAGCTAACATGaaacctctctctctctctctacaaagttcagctggtgagagaaagtattaaagaaaaacttttaagggtttatttatgtagtaccccgtattttgataccgtggctaataaagtttacggatgccaattgaggttaattaccgagttaaaaagggtaattcaaaagtgaacctgtgaaatctcgatctccatagacacataactagaagtagacgcgataatgcggactaggggtaatttcataatttctcttggtgagctcctacgagtgggttttttttatgctattaaggtctaaataggcctaaggaatgaatgaatgatgtttatgatggtaaataaatgaggaagataaaaataatgataatttccatggtaggggtaaaatggtcatttttcatctcgagtctaaatttttaagtttcgtgaactcgagtacctttagactattatggactttgtttcggtgtcaaaagagcaaaaaggttgcacaaaggatgggaggaagacaaagccaccatgttaagggcattttggtaattttagtgaaaatttggattaacttgaaGCTTAAATATCTGagctccagcagcttcttcttcttcttcttcctcccatttcacgtttcttcatcctccatgggagcctcccttaaagcttccataactttctctctctagcttcacttttcatgcttttgagcattttttcatagaactttttatgctctttcactctcccaccttaaaaccctcaaaagtctttgttcaacactttctctcactagttgaaagttttaaagagagaaagagagacttgccatagtagcttggaagcttttgaaaaggaaatcaactataaaaaaccaccaaggtgaaTAATGAATTAggttaaaattttcaagttgttgataatggttgatgattagagtggtgagttaatctattgttgagattgttattcatttttaaggtGATTAGAGTAGTGAAATAAATAGCCACCTAATGGtgattgaaagctagttaggaataactagttgAACTTGAGttaagaaatagcttttagaattatattaatgccaatttgggttggttgtgatgttgtgtgtgtataggttccaacaaggcctcacttgcccatttgaaccattagttgaggttagagtcaagcaaaagaatcaataagaccggtgagtgaacttgcattttaaaatcattttgggaGACATAATTGTATTGGTATGAAacattgaatgatttattccaacttttctttaaaaatgtgtgccggggaacaagcccttgaaaaaaaatattttggtgttgtgaaaatgtgaaatgtgtaaaaggacgAACCTATGTGcttttatattatgttgatatatatatagatatatatatatatagatatatagatatatagatatctatatatctatatatatatatatacgaatatatgttgtgcattgatgaataatgttgtgtaatgatattgacccagctatgtgcaagtaggagtgtgcataagccgatgctgactcggctatgtgcgagtgagagtgtgcataagccgatgttgactcggctatgtacgagtagggagtgcgcataagccgatgatgatgatgacttggctatgacgatgaatgaagtggggtggtgtatgtgtttatatatgtttatatatgtatatgtgatagaaagtttatgattataatatgtgattgaaatgaataatgagaaacttggttgttgtcaatgtgttcactttgatgtgtaatatggtaggaatggattgtgtggcatgtgaaaatcccttaattgtcaTCTCCCCTGAATCTggttgcagcaagaatgcattctcactacagcgacaGACTCCTAGGTGGTGGGGGCATAAGCCAGccttgtttctcgctgcagcgaggaaattttgttgcagcgaaaataaatctctctgcagcgagaaactctcaggttcttATGTAGTATTTTCACtttgataaagattttgaccaccttcctgTCCGAACTGGGAaaaatggtaaacataaaagttgtattcTTGTctcttagatttctaatggtttaaaaatcaggtcaattggacttctataGAGAGAGATAtgctagaaaaactgaaacacatgcaaactgacactgtttctcgctgcaacgaaaaactttttgttttggccGCCTgaatctcactgtagcgagaatgcacttcactgcagtgagaaacttgctgccatgcttgctaccttgcttgattttaacATATGTTTCACCCAtgtaacttcatggattgatcttgggtttttgcaacactatgaggttattaatcaaagtttgaaatgaggggtttttagtaagaaactaaatcaattgcattgtttttgaaacaagtgcatcatgatttccaaattcttcctattgattgcttgttcccttcttatgtttactcactgagttttatactcacgtttttaaactttatgttttcagatttggaggcagttgggacctagattgagttgtccacatatgctcgccttcttgataggtactatggcatctcagtagctgtaccttcacccacggtcactccgctgacgatcaagagtcttatgcttgtgtacatatataagtaatgaagaccattaagattcatgttaaaaatcaaatatgtatatttgattactgatgccactataaggtggcaaatgagtgatactatgttagcataatacaaatgtgaatattggattgctataaaatgttactaaaatatttataattgagaattgc is drawn from Theobroma cacao cultivar B97-61/B2 chromosome 4, Criollo_cocoa_genome_V2, whole genome shotgun sequence and contains these coding sequences:
- the LOC18601253 gene encoding phytoene synthase 2, chloroplastic, whose translation is MSVKLLWLVPSRSDLSNILGFIHSSRDGNRSLGSSKFLFLDRNLLFKYSANKGKKQKWNSYSLRTDLRYPCIGSSGSESLSSSSVPLVSSMVATSSAGEMTVSSEEKVYNVVLKQAALVKRQLRPSGDLDVKPDIVVPGTLSLLTEAYDRCGEVCAEYAKTFYLGTLLMTPERRRAIWAIYVWCRRTDELVDGPNASYITATALDRWEARLEDLFRGHPFDMLDASLSDTVAKFPIDIQPFKDMIEGMRMDLRKSRYKNFDELYLYCYYVAGTVGLMSVPVMGIAPESLATTESVYNAALALGIANQLTNILRDVGEDAQRGRIYLLQDELAQAGLSDEDIFAGKVTDKWRNFMKKQIKRARMFFDEAEKGVAELSASSRWPVWASLLLYRQILDEIEANDYNNFTKRAYVSKAKKLVALPVAYAKSLIGPSRTSSFLGKA